One genomic segment of Flavobacteriaceae bacterium includes these proteins:
- the rluF gene encoding 23S rRNA pseudouridine(2604) synthase RluF: MTSNRQSVNLNKYISATGICSRREAEKFIIAGNVTINGKVAQLGNRVFRGDLVRVNGKPLKAKPKKIYIALNKPIGIVCTTDTKEHKNIIKYVNHSERLFPIGRLDKPSEGLIFLTNDGDIVNKILRAGNNHQKEYVVTVDKLIDDIFIQKMSNGIPILDTITKKCNVSKINHYTFNITLAQGLNRQIRRMCEYLGYEVIKLKRVRIMNVQLGNLKVGEWRELSEKEIHMIHSMVHSSSSMVHSSSKTEEASVDKKKNISFGPKFPGNRRRSRRKS; the protein is encoded by the coding sequence TTGACTTCTAACCGGCAATCCGTTAATTTAAATAAGTATATCAGTGCTACCGGAATATGTTCCAGAAGAGAAGCTGAAAAGTTTATTATTGCCGGAAACGTAACTATTAATGGAAAAGTAGCACAGCTGGGAAATAGAGTTTTTAGAGGAGACCTTGTAAGAGTAAACGGAAAACCATTAAAAGCAAAACCTAAGAAAATTTATATTGCATTAAATAAACCGATAGGAATTGTTTGTACTACAGACACTAAAGAACATAAAAATATCATTAAATATGTGAATCATTCGGAACGGTTATTTCCAATTGGACGTTTGGATAAACCCTCCGAAGGCCTCATTTTTTTAACAAATGACGGAGATATTGTAAATAAAATTTTGAGAGCAGGAAACAACCATCAAAAAGAATATGTAGTTACCGTTGATAAATTAATTGATGATATTTTTATTCAAAAAATGAGTAATGGCATTCCGATATTAGATACCATTACTAAAAAATGTAATGTGTCAAAAATAAATCATTACACATTCAATATTACATTAGCACAAGGGTTAAACAGACAAATAAGGAGAATGTGCGAATACTTAGGTTATGAGGTTATAAAATTAAAACGAGTACGAATTATGAATGTACAATTAGGAAATCTCAAGGTTGGCGAATGGCGTGAATTGTCTGAAAAAGAGATTCACATGATACATAGTATGGTACATTCATCATCTAGTATGGTACATTCATCATCCAAAACCGAAGAAGCATCCGTAGATAAGAAAAAGAACATTTCATTTGGTCCAAAATTTCCCGGGAATAGAAGAAGAAGCCGTAGGAAATCTTAA